AGGGCGAGGAGGGTGCGCACGAGCTGATCGGGCGGCACCGTTCCGCCCCCGGCTTCGGTCTGGAGCAGGCAGCCCTCGGCCGCGTTGACGCAGACGGCCGAGAAGGCCGCGGGATCTAGGTCCTGCCTGAAGGCTCCGGCCGACACGCCTGCGGTCAGGACCTCCTCGACGCAGAGGCGGAGCTGCTCGCGGAGCCAGGCCAGCGCGAGCCGGTAGGGTTTCTCCTTGCGTCCGCGGAGCCAGCCTTCCAGGAGGAGCTGACGGAATGGCTCGTCACCCCCGCTGAAGGCGCCGAAGAGGATCTCGAGGGCACCCTCCAGCTTGACCGCGGGCGGGTTCGAGCCCCGGGCGATCCGGACCAGCTCTTTCACGAGGGGGAGCGCGCGCTCTTCGATCGTCCTGACCCGAACCGGGAGCCGGCGCCTCCCCGGTCTTCCTGACCGTCCTACTCCGGCTGACGTGGCAGCACCTCGACGCGCCTCGCGGCTCACCGCTTGACCCCCAGATATCTCAGCCACACGTCGGGCCGTGACGCCAGATCCTGGGGAGTGGCCTCGTGCCCCACGCGGCCGTCGGCCATCAGCGCCACGCGGTCAGCCACGTCAAGGGCGACGTCGATCCGCTGCTCGACCAGGAGGATGCCGACCTGGCGGGCCCTCAGCGCTCGGATGGTGTCCAGGAGCGTGCGGACGAGACTCGGCATGAGGCCTTCGCTCGGCTCATCCATGAGCAGAAACCTCGGGCCCGCGCACAAAGCTCGGGCCGTCGCCAGCAGTTGCTGCTCGCCGCCGCTCAGCGTGCCCGCGCGCTGGCGCAGGCGTTCCTTCAGCACCGGGAAGAGATCGAGCACCCAGCCGAGCGTCTCCTTGCCGTCCTCGGCCAGCAAGAGCCCCATCCTGAGGTTCTCCTCGACCGTGAAGAACGGGAACAGGCGTCGGCCCTGGGGCACATAGGCGATGCCCAGGCGGGGAATCTCGTCGGGCGGTCGCCCGGTCAGCTCGCGCCCGTCGAGCCTGATGCTGCCCGGCCTCGGCCTGACCAGGCCCATGATCGCTCTGAGCGTCGTCGTCTTGCCCGCGCCGTTCCTGCCCAGGAGGCAGAGGACGTGCCCGGGCGAGACACTGAGCGAGACGTCCTTCAACACGTGAACGTCGCCATAGTAGCAGTTGACGCGCTCGAGCGTCAGCATCACCCACGCAGATACGCGCGCTGGACGTCGGGATGGGCCTCGATCTCGGCCGGCGTCCCCTCGGCGATGATGCTCCCCCGGTCCATGACCGTGATCTTCCCCGCCAGGTCGAGGACGACCGCCATGTTGTGCTCGATGAGGAGGACGGTCACCGCCTTCGCCATCGCCCTGATGTGCTGGCAGACCAGCGTGATCTCGTCAGCCGCCAGGCCCTGGGTGGGCTCGTCCAGGATGAGCGCTTCGGGCTCGAGGGCGAGCGCCATCGCCAGCTCGAGGAGCCGCTGGTGCCCGTAAGCGAGGGAGCCGGCTTGGTGATCGCGGGCGGGCGCCAGGCCGACGTCGGCCAGAGCCGCCTCGACCCGCTCGGCCAGCACGGTCCGGCTGAGCGCGATCCTGTCGCGGAGGCTCCGCATCAGCCGGCGTTGGACCGCCAGCGCCACGTTGTCAGACACGGTGAGGTTCTTGAAGATGCTGGTGACCTGAAATGTGCAGACGATCCCGAGGCCGACCCGATCCCACGCCTGGAGCCCGGTGATGTCCCGCCCTTTGAACAGGACGGCTCCCGAGGTCGGGCGAATCCGGCCGCTGAGCATGCCGGCGAGGGTCGTTTTCCCGGCCCCGTTCGGCCCGATCAGCGCCCTGATCTCGCCGGCGTCGAGGCGGAAGTCCACCGGTCTCACGGCTTGGAGGCCGTCGAAGGTTTTGGAAAGCGCCCGCGTCTCGAGAAGCCCGATCACGGAAGCCACGGCCAGACCCGGGACCGGAGGTGACCCATCGCGCCGGCGGGAAACCAGACGACGAGGGCGACGAGCGCGGCGCCCACCACGAGCAGGTAGCTCGACGTGAGCTCGCTCGCGATGTCCACCACGTAGGTCATCGCAGCGGTACCGACGAGCGGGCCCAGGGTGGTTCCGGCCCCACCGAGGAGCGTCCACAGCAGGGGGTAGATCGAGTAGAGGATCGAGGCGAACGACGAGCCCACGTAGGCGAACACGAGCGTGTAGGTCGCCCCCGCGGCTCCGGAAATTCCGGCGGAGATCAGCAGCGCCAGGAGCTTGTAGTTGAAGGTGTTGTACCCGAGCAGCCGGGTTCGCCCCTCGTTCTCCCTGACCGCGACGAGGATCCGGCCGATGGGGGACCGTGTGAGCCAGACGGTGAGCACCAGGCAGAGGGCGAAGACGACGAACGCCGCGTTGTACTTGACGACCGGATCGGAAAAGGCGAAGTCCCGGCCTCCCAGCCTGAGGGGCGCGAGCTGCGCCGAGAGGACGAATCCCTGCTCGCCCATGGTGATCGTGTTGAAGTAGAGCGTGGCCAGGTAGAAGGCCTGGGCGAACATCATCGTCACGATCAGGAACGACACGCCCGCGGTGCGGAGCGCGATCCAGCCGACGGCGGCGGCGAGGAGGACGCTGGCCGCGATGCCGACCGCGAGCGCCGGGGCCGGCGGGAAGCCCCAGTAGTACACGCTCAGCCCGGTCCCGTACATCCCCGCGGCGAAGAACAGGGCGTGGCCCAGGCTCATGAGCCCGGTGTAGCCCAGGAGGACGTTGTAGCCGATCGCGTACGCGGCGAGCAGCATGATGCGCGCGAGCATCGTGTGGTGGAACGGCGGGAGGACGAACTGCAGGGCGAGCAGGAGGGCGAGCGCGCCGGCGTGGAGCGTGAGCACGGGCCGCGTGGTGGAGCTCACGCCTCGGCCTCTCCGAAGAGGCCGCCCCTGCGGAGCGCCAGCACCAGGGCGACCAGGAGGGTGGCCACGATCTTGGCGAGCGTAGGGGAGAAGAAGACCGAGACGATTCCGTCGCTCACCCCGATCAGGAAGGCGGCGAGGACGGTGCCCTTGAAGCTGCCGAGTCCCCCGAGGATGACGGCGACGAAGGACATCAGGAGCGCGTCCAGCCCCATCAGGTAATGGGCCTGCTGGACCGGAACGATCAACGCCCCGGCCACCGCGGCCAGCGCCCCGCCCAGCGCGAAGGCGACCGTGTAGATCCGCGACACGGGGACGCCGAAGGCCTGCGCCATGTCGCGATCCTGCTGCGTGGCGCGCATGTAGAGGCCCAGCGTGGTCCTGGAGACCAGGAGCCACGTGCCCCACAGGAGCAGCCCGGCTCCGGCGGCGATCACGAGCTTGTACCCCGAGTAGCCGAACTCGGGAAACTCCACGCGGAAGTCGAAGGGCGGCACCACGGGGCGGGCGTACGGGCCGTAGAGCGTCAGGACGGCCTGCTGAATGATGTACAGGAGCCCGATGGTCGCGACGATCGTACTCTCCGGCCGGTACTCGACCCGGCAGAGCACGAGCCGATCCGCCAGGACGGCGATGCCGGCAGCGGCGAGCGGGGCTGCCACCAGGGCGACGACGAAGTGGCCGGTCACGGTTGACGCGTACCAGGCGACGACCGCCCCAACCATGAAGAACTCGCCGTGGGCCACATTCACGATGCGCATCACGCCGAAGACCAGGGAGAGGCCGAGCGCCGTGAGCGCGAGGACCATGCCGGCGACCGTCCCTTCGAGGAGCGCGAGAAAGAGATGACCGCCGACGCTCACGGATGGGTGGCAGAGGCAGCGGTGAGGGAACCGCGGGGGACGGGCGTGCGCGCGGCGCCGGTCCGGTCCTCAGAGCGGCTGCCGCGTGTAGTCCGCCTCAGGCTGATAGAGGGAGTCCTCGATCCGGGTCCGGTGGACCACCTTGAGCCGGCGGTTCTCCACCTTCGAGATGAACTGCTGGCCGAAGCTCTGATGGATCTGGCCGACGAACTTCTTCGGCCCCTGCGGGTGCTGGATGCCCTCGTTGAACCACTGGAAGCTTTCCAGCGTCTCGATGAGCGCCCGGTAATCGCGCGGCGTCGGGTCCCGGTAGCCGCTCTGCTCGACCGCCTGCTTGATCACGAACAGGGTCTCCCAGCACCCGAACATGTGGGAGTAGGTCGCGACGTCACCCGGGTCTTGGACGCTCGCTCCGGCGTCGTTGACGCCGACCCGCTCCCGGTAGAACCGCTCGTAGGGCGTGGGGTAGCCGCCGGCGTACCGCGGGAAGGCCTCCCAGAAGTACGTCCCGTCCAGGAACTCGAGCCCCGGGCTCGCGAAGTCCACCCCTTCCAGGGAGTCGATGAACCCGAACAGGTTGGGCTTCCGGGCGCCGAAGTGCTCGCCCAGCTGCTTGACGAACGTGAGCACGCCGGGGCCCACCATCACGTGGTAGAGCACCTCCGTGTCCGCGGGAACGCGCGCGAAGTACTTGGTGAACGAGGTCTCGGCCGGCGGGATCGGGAGCAGGGCCCGGATCGTGCCGCGGAGCCTCGCGACGGCCCGGCCCAAGAAGTCGCGGTGGTCGTAGCCGAAGGCGTAGTCCGGGAAGATCATCGTGACCTTCTTGCCGAGCGTGTTGACGATCCAGGGCGCGACGGCGGTGACCTGGGAGCGGACGTCGGTGATCCCGGGCTGGAAGCAGTAGCGGTTCAGCTTGCCCGACGGCACGTGGTAGCCCTCGCTGACCGCGAAGTAGGGAATCTTCAGCTCGCCGGCCCGCGGGGCCGAGGCGATGACCACGTGCGAGAAGAGCGTCCCGAAGATGAAGTCCACCTTGTGATGGACGGCGAGCTTCTCGACGACCTCGACACCGCGCTTGGGGTCCGTCCCATCGTCCTCGGCCACGAGCTGAACGGGCCGCCCGGCGATGCCTCCCATCTCGTTGATCAGGTTCGCCGCCGCGGTCGCTGTCCGCTCGTACCATCTGCCGTAGACGGCGCCGATCCCGGTGCGGTGGACCTGGAAGCCGACCCTCAACGCCTTTCGCGCCCCGGCGGTGGCCGGTTGCGCCGCCGCCCGCGGCGTTGACGCGAGGGGCACCGCACCGGCCACGCGGCCGGCGACCCCCGCGCCGACGAGCGCGGCCGCCGCTTTTATGGCCTCCCGCCTGGAGATCTGTTGTTCCACGGTGGACCTCCCTCCTGGCCCTCACTCGGGCGGCGCAGGCGCCCGCCCGCTGGAGTAAAACTACTCGCAAAGACACTCATGCGTCAATGTGAGCCCTGCGAGCGCAGCGAGGAGTGCGGCCGGGCTCAGGGCTCGGGTGCGGTGGTGGGCGCTACTCGGAGGCGGCGTGGGCTCCCGCGATCCGTCCGAACACGGCGCCCGAGACGAGCCCTGATCCGCCGGGGTAGTTGGTGTGAAACAGCCCGCCGACCATCTCACCGCACGCGTAGAGCCCGGGGATCGGCACCCAGCTCGTGTTCAGCACCTGGGCGCGCGCGTTGACCCGCACGCCGCCGAACGTGAAGGTGATCCCGCCGGTGACGGGGTAGGCCCTGAACGGCGGCGCGTCGAGGCGCTGAGCCCAGTTCGACTTGGGGAGCTCGAGCCCCTTGGTTCTCAGGCCGTCGCGCCTGGTCGGATCGAAGCCACCCGCCTCGACCGCCGCGTTGTAGGCGTCGAGCGTCTCCAGGCACGCTGCGCGCTCGACGGGGAGCTGGTCCACCAGCCCGCGGAGCGTGGCCGCGACGACGGGCGTGGCCGTCCTGTAGCGCGGTTCGAGGAGGTCGCTGACCTTGGCGTCGAAGACCTGGAAGGCGACGCCGCCCGGCTGGGTGAGGATGATCGCGCCGAGCCGCGCGTAGGTGTAGAGCTGGAAGTCCTCCCCCTCGTCGACGAAGCGCTGGCCGCGGACGTTGACCAGGACGCCGAACGGGTAGGAGAGGCGGTTCGTCTTGTCCGTCAGGGCGCGATCGCCGTAGGGCGGGGCGCCGGCGTCGATGGGCGTCGAGTGGCAGCCCGTCCACTGGCCGTGCGGGAGGGCTCCGATGTCGAGCGCCATGCGGAGCCCGTCGCCGGTGTTGTAGCGGGTGCCCCGGACCTTGGCGTGGTCCCACGGGCGGCCGAGGTAGCGGGCGCGCCACTCCGGGTTGGCCTCGAAGCCGCCGCAGGCGAGCACCACCGCCCTGGCCGTGAGCTCCCTGAGCCCCTCGGGATCGCGGACGACCACGCCGCTGACGCGGCCGCGCGAGTCCTGGACGAGCCGCACGGCGCTGGCGGCGTAGCGGATCTCCACGCCGCGCTCCAGGACGAGCGTGAACCAGATCTCCGAGAGGCCCACGCCCTCGTGCTTCGCGCGGATCACGGCACCCGGCGACCACCTGAGCGTCGTGCCGACCCGCACGGCGCTCAGCGAGACGGCGGGCTCCATGCGGATCCCCTGGCTTGCCATCCAGCGCACCGTGTCGTAGGAGCGGCCGACGAGGATCTCGGCCAGCTCGGGATCCGTTCGGCCCTCGGTGACGCGCTGAAGATCGTCCCGGAAGCGCTTCGGTGGGTAGGGCTCGACGCCGGCGAGAAAGCCCGGAAGCTCGCGCTCCGCGTCGGGCACGAGCGGGAGGAGGTCCTCGGCGCGCTCGTAGGCGAACCGGAGGAGCCCGCCGCTGTAATAGGTGTTGCCGCCCCGGAGGTCTTCCGGCGCCTTCTCGAGCATGACCACACGGCCGGCGCCGTGTTCACATGCCGACAGCGCGGCCGCCATGGCGGCATTGCCCGCGCCGACCACGATCACGTCGTAATCCGGCATCGGATCAGAGGGGCGGGCGGCGGAGGGACCAGCCCGTCGCTTGTTCGTAAGCGTGGCCGACCCCGAGAAGTGTCGCCTCATCGAAGCGGCGGCCGAAGAACTGGAGGCCGATCGGCAGCCCGGAGCGCGTGAAGCCGCACGGCACGGCGAGGGCCGGGATGGCGGCGAGGCTGGCCGGGGCCACGTAGGAGCGGCGCGTGAAGAAGCGCCCGGCCACCTGAGCGCGGGAGGTGATCGGGGCCGCGACCGCGGCGATCGGGGGCGCGGCCTGGTGGGCGGTGGGGCAGACCAGGAGGTCAAAGCGTGTCAACGCCTCGAGGAGCTGGCGGCGGATCAGCGCGCGGGCGCGCGCCGCCTGGTGATACGCCGTGGCCGGGATCAGGCTCGCGGTCAGCAGTCGGCGGCGGGTGCCCTGATCGTAGTCGCGCGGCCGGCTCCGGAGCCAGGCCTGATGGAGGCCCGCGCCGTCGGAGTCGGCGAGCGCCATGAACACCGCGCCCGCCAGCGGGAGGAGCGGGAGCGAGGCCTCTTCCACAACGGCACCGAGCCCTTCGAGAGCTCGCGCCGCTTCGGTGACCGCGGCAGAGACCTCAGGGTCCGTGTCGGCGCCCGACGTCAGCTCCCGGATGAGGCCAATCCTGAGCCCGCGCGCCTCGTGCCTCAGCGCGGCGCGGTAGTCGGGGACGCGGCGCCGGCTGGTCAACGGGTCCTTCGGGTCGTGGCCGGCGATCAGCTGGAGGAGGAGCGCGGCGTCGGCCACGCTCCGGGTGATGGGGCCCGCGGCGTCCATGGACCAGGCGAGCGGGAAGATCCCGTGGCGCGACACGCGTCCCCAGGTCGGGCGAAGCCCGACGACACCGCACCACGCCGCGGGCGTCCGCACCGACCCGCCCGTGTCCTCGCCGAGCGAGGCGGCGCAGAGCCCCGCTGCCGTCGCGATCCCCGAGCCCGATGACGACCCGCCGGGGTCGTGGTCGGGGTTCCACGGGTTTCGCGGCTGGCCGAAGGGAAAGCGCACGGTGCCGCCCAGCGCGAACTCGGTCAGGTTGAGCTTACCGAGGAGAATGCCTCCCGCGCCCTCGAGACGCGCGACCGCGGTGGCGCTCTCCCGGGGCACGCGATCGGCGAGGATGAGCGAGCCGACGGTGGTCCGCAGGCCGGCCGTGTCGAACTGGTCCTTGACCGCGAACGGGACGCCGTGGAGCGGGCCGAGGGTCTCGCCGCGCACCAGCGCGGCCTCGGCCTGGCGCGCCGAGTCGAGGGCCGCGTCACCGCAGACGGTGATGTAGGCGCGCAGCCGCCCGTCCAGCGCGTCGATCCGCTCGAGGTAGAGCTGGACCAGCTCGACCGGCGACACCTGCTTGTCCCGGATCAGGGCGGCGAGCTTCGCGGCGCCGAGGAAGACGAGGTCGGGGGTCACGCTAGCTGCCTGTCGGAGTAATGCCGTTCGAGCGCGCACCCGCTTCGCGGGTACCCGGCCCGCGCAACCGATTCCCGGGGGAGGCCTCGGAGGGGGCCGTCGAGGCCCCCTCCGATCGTGCTAGCTCCAGCGGCTCGGCGATGATGGGGGTCGGCTCGACCTCGTTCAGGGGAAGCTCGCCGAGGGGCGCGAGGGCGTCGAGGAGCGCGTTCAGCCGGTGCGTGACCTCGGCGAGATCGTCGGGAGCCATCGGCAGCCCGCAGGCCGCCGCCATGGCCGCGACCTGCTCGGGGGTAAGGTCGGCCACGGGTCGGCTCACCGCTAGGCCGTCCCGATAAGCCGCGCGCCTTGCCTGAGCCACACCGCCGAGTTCATGATGTTCCACTCCGAGCGCGAGCTTTGCCCGCGCATCTGATTCCTGGGGGAGGCCTCGGAGGGGGCCGTCGAGGCCCCCTCCGATTGTCCCTAGCACGACGGGGAGCGCAGCATTTCAGGCGAAATCCTGCGCGGGACGAGCGTGCCGTCGCCCGCGCTTCCGAGGAGGCGTCCGTTCTCGACGACCACCTTGCCGCGGAGGATCGTCGTCACCGGCCAGCCGCGCACCGGCCACCCCTCCCAGGGGCTGTAGTCGCTGACGTGGAAGTCGTCGCGCGTCAGTGTCTTGGCGACCGCCGGGTCGATCAGGACCAGATCGGCGTCGCTGCCCGGCGCGATCACGCCCTTCTTCGGGTAGAGCCCGAGGATCCGCGCCGCGTTGGTGGAGGTGACCTCGGCGAAGCGCTGGAGCGACATTCCGCGCTTCACGACGCCTTCGGAGAAGACGATCCCCATCCGCGCCTCGGCGCCGAGGTTCCCGCCGGTCACGTTCTCCAGTTCCTTGCCGCGGAGCTTCAGCTCGAGCGAGGTCGGGAACTCGTCGGTTGCCGTCGTCGACACGCCGCCGCCGACGAGCCCGTCCCAGAGCGCGGCCTGGTCCTCGGGGTATTTGAGCGAGGGGTACGTGTGGTAGCAGAAGCCGCGCGGCGTCCGGTAGTCGTCGGCGGTGAAGCAGGCGTAGTGGTGCAGGGTCTCGGCGTAGATCGGGAGCCCTTCCG
This is a stretch of genomic DNA from Candidatus Rokuibacteriota bacterium. It encodes these proteins:
- a CDS encoding branched-chain amino acid ABC transporter permease; the protein is MSVGGHLFLALLEGTVAGMVLALTALGLSLVFGVMRIVNVAHGEFFMVGAVVAWYASTVTGHFVVALVAAPLAAAGIAVLADRLVLCRVEYRPESTIVATIGLLYIIQQAVLTLYGPYARPVVPPFDFRVEFPEFGYSGYKLVIAAGAGLLLWGTWLLVSRTTLGLYMRATQQDRDMAQAFGVPVSRIYTVAFALGGALAAVAGALIVPVQQAHYLMGLDALLMSFVAVILGGLGSFKGTVLAAFLIGVSDGIVSVFFSPTLAKIVATLLVALVLALRRGGLFGEAEA
- the tcuA gene encoding FAD-dependent tricarballylate dehydrogenase TcuA; translated protein: MPDYDVIVVGAGNAAMAAALSACEHGAGRVVMLEKAPEDLRGGNTYYSGGLLRFAYERAEDLLPLVPDAERELPGFLAGVEPYPPKRFRDDLQRVTEGRTDPELAEILVGRSYDTVRWMASQGIRMEPAVSLSAVRVGTTLRWSPGAVIRAKHEGVGLSEIWFTLVLERGVEIRYAASAVRLVQDSRGRVSGVVVRDPEGLRELTARAVVLACGGFEANPEWRARYLGRPWDHAKVRGTRYNTGDGLRMALDIGALPHGQWTGCHSTPIDAGAPPYGDRALTDKTNRLSYPFGVLVNVRGQRFVDEGEDFQLYTYARLGAIILTQPGGVAFQVFDAKVSDLLEPRYRTATPVVAATLRGLVDQLPVERAACLETLDAYNAAVEAGGFDPTRRDGLRTKGLELPKSNWAQRLDAPPFRAYPVTGGITFTFGGVRVNARAQVLNTSWVPIPGLYACGEMVGGLFHTNYPGGSGLVSGAVFGRIAGAHAASE
- a CDS encoding ABC transporter substrate-binding protein, which codes for MSRREAIKAAAALVGAGVAGRVAGAVPLASTPRAAAQPATAGARKALRVGFQVHRTGIGAVYGRWYERTATAAANLINEMGGIAGRPVQLVAEDDGTDPKRGVEVVEKLAVHHKVDFIFGTLFSHVVIASAPRAGELKIPYFAVSEGYHVPSGKLNRYCFQPGITDVRSQVTAVAPWIVNTLGKKVTMIFPDYAFGYDHRDFLGRAVARLRGTIRALLPIPPAETSFTKYFARVPADTEVLYHVMVGPGVLTFVKQLGEHFGARKPNLFGFIDSLEGVDFASPGLEFLDGTYFWEAFPRYAGGYPTPYERFYRERVGVNDAGASVQDPGDVATYSHMFGCWETLFVIKQAVEQSGYRDPTPRDYRALIETLESFQWFNEGIQHPQGPKKFVGQIHQSFGQQFISKVENRRLKVVHRTRIEDSLYQPEADYTRQPL
- a CDS encoding ABC transporter ATP-binding protein; translated protein: MGLLETRALSKTFDGLQAVRPVDFRLDAGEIRALIGPNGAGKTTLAGMLSGRIRPTSGAVLFKGRDITGLQAWDRVGLGIVCTFQVTSIFKNLTVSDNVALAVQRRLMRSLRDRIALSRTVLAERVEAALADVGLAPARDHQAGSLAYGHQRLLELAMALALEPEALILDEPTQGLAADEITLVCQHIRAMAKAVTVLLIEHNMAVVLDLAGKITVMDRGSIIAEGTPAEIEAHPDVQRAYLRG
- a CDS encoding amidase: MTPDLVFLGAAKLAALIRDKQVSPVELVQLYLERIDALDGRLRAYITVCGDAALDSARQAEAALVRGETLGPLHGVPFAVKDQFDTAGLRTTVGSLILADRVPRESATAVARLEGAGGILLGKLNLTEFALGGTVRFPFGQPRNPWNPDHDPGGSSSGSGIATAAGLCAASLGEDTGGSVRTPAAWCGVVGLRPTWGRVSRHGIFPLAWSMDAAGPITRSVADAALLLQLIAGHDPKDPLTSRRRVPDYRAALRHEARGLRIGLIRELTSGADTDPEVSAAVTEAARALEGLGAVVEEASLPLLPLAGAVFMALADSDGAGLHQAWLRSRPRDYDQGTRRRLLTASLIPATAYHQAARARALIRRQLLEALTRFDLLVCPTAHQAAPPIAAVAAPITSRAQVAGRFFTRRSYVAPASLAAIPALAVPCGFTRSGLPIGLQFFGRRFDEATLLGVGHAYEQATGWSLRRPPL
- a CDS encoding branched-chain amino acid ABC transporter permease — encoded protein: MLARIMLLAAYAIGYNVLLGYTGLMSLGHALFFAAGMYGTGLSVYYWGFPPAPALAVGIAASVLLAAAVGWIALRTAGVSFLIVTMMFAQAFYLATLYFNTITMGEQGFVLSAQLAPLRLGGRDFAFSDPVVKYNAAFVVFALCLVLTVWLTRSPIGRILVAVRENEGRTRLLGYNTFNYKLLALLISAGISGAAGATYTLVFAYVGSSFASILYSIYPLLWTLLGGAGTTLGPLVGTAAMTYVVDIASELTSSYLLVVGAALVALVVWFPAGAMGHLRSRVWPWLP
- a CDS encoding ABC transporter ATP-binding protein: MLTLERVNCYYGDVHVLKDVSLSVSPGHVLCLLGRNGAGKTTTLRAIMGLVRPRPGSIRLDGRELTGRPPDEIPRLGIAYVPQGRRLFPFFTVEENLRMGLLLAEDGKETLGWVLDLFPVLKERLRQRAGTLSGGEQQLLATARALCAGPRFLLMDEPSEGLMPSLVRTLLDTIRALRARQVGILLVEQRIDVALDVADRVALMADGRVGHEATPQDLASRPDVWLRYLGVKR